A stretch of the Macaca mulatta isolate MMU2019108-1 chromosome 14, T2T-MMU8v2.0, whole genome shotgun sequence genome encodes the following:
- the DGAT2 gene encoding diacylglycerol O-acyltransferase 2 isoform X2: MKTLIAAYSGVLRGERQAEADRSQRSHGGPALSREGSGRWGTGSSILSALQDLFSVTWLNRSKVEKQLQVISVLQWVLSFLVLGVACSAILMYIFCTDCWLIAVLYFTWLVFDWNTPKKGGRRSQWVRNWAVWRYFRDYFPIQLVKTHNLLTTRNYIFGYHPHGIMGLGAFCNFSTEATEVSKKFPGIRPYLATLAGNFRLPVLREYLMSGGICPVNRDTIDYLLSKNGSGNAIIIVVGGAAESLSSMPGKNAVTLRNRKGFVKLALRHGADLVPMYSFGENEVYKQVIFEEGSWGRWVQKKFQKYIGFAPCIFHGRGLFSSDTWGLVPYSKPITTVVGEPITIPKLEHPTQQDIDLYHTMYMEALVKLFDKHKTKFGLLETEVLEVN, translated from the exons ATGAAGACCCTCATAGCCGCCTACTCCGGGGTCCTGCGCGGAGAGCGTCAGGCCGAGGCTGACCGGAGCCAGCGCTCTCACGGAGGACCTGCGCTGTCGCGCGAGGGGTCTGGGAGATGGG GCACTGGATCCAGCATCCTCTCCGCCCTCCAGGACCTCTTCTCCGTCACCTGGCTCAATAGGTCCAAGGTGGAAAAGCAGCTACAGGTCATCTCAGTGCTCCAGTGGGTCCTGTCCTTCCTTGTACTGG GAGTGGCCTGCAGTGCCATCCTCATGTACATATTCTGCACCGATTGCTGGCTCATCGCTGTGCTCTACTTCACTTGGCTGGTGTTTGACTGGAACACACCCAAGAAGG gtggcaggagGTCACAGTGGGTCCGAAACTGGGCTGTGTGGCGCTACTTTCGAGACTACTTTCCCATCCAG CTGGTGAAGACACACAACCTGCTGACCACCAGGAACTATATCTTTGGATACCACCCCCATGGCATCATGGGCCTGGGTGCCTTCTGCAACTTCAGCACAGAGGCCACAGAAGTGAGCAAGAAGTTCCCAGGCATACGGCCTTACCTGGCTACACTGGCGGGCAACTTCCGATTGCCTGTGTTGAGGGAGTACCTGATGTCTGGAG GTATCTGCCCTGTCAACCGGGACACCATAGACTATTTGCTTTCAAAGAATGGGAGTGGCAATGCTATCATCATCGTGGTGGGGGGTGCGGCTGAGTCTCTGAGCTCCATGCCTGGCAAGAATGCAGTCACCCTGCGGAACCGCAAGGGCTTTGTGAAACTGGCCCTGCGCCATGG AGCCGACCTGGTTCCCATGTACTCCTTTGGAGAGAATGAAGTGTACAAGCAGGTGATCTTCGAGGAGGGCTCCTGGGGCCGATGGGTCCAGAAGAAGTTCCAGAAATACATTGGTTTCGCCCCATGCATCTTCCATGGCCGAGGCCTCTTTTCCTCCGACACCTGGGGGCTGGTGCCCTACTCCAAGCCCATCACCACTGTTG TGGGAGAGCCCATCACCATCCCCAAGCTGGAGCATCCAACCCAGCAAGATATCGACCTGTACCACACCATGTACATGGAGGCCCTGGTGAAGCTCTTCGACAAGCACAAGACCAAGTTCGGCCTCCTGGAGACTGAGGTCCTGGAGGTGAACTGA
- the DGAT2 gene encoding diacylglycerol O-acyltransferase 2 isoform X4, whose product MKTLIAAYSGVLRGERQAEADRSQRSHGGPALSREGSGRWGVACSAILMYIFCTDCWLIAVLYFTWLVFDWNTPKKGGRRSQWVRNWAVWRYFRDYFPIQLVKTHNLLTTRNYIFGYHPHGIMGLGAFCNFSTEATEVSKKFPGIRPYLATLAGNFRLPVLREYLMSGGICPVNRDTIDYLLSKNGSGNAIIIVVGGAAESLSSMPGKNAVTLRNRKGFVKLALRHGADLVPMYSFGENEVYKQVIFEEGSWGRWVQKKFQKYIGFAPCIFHGRGLFSSDTWGLVPYSKPITTVVGEPITIPKLEHPTQQDIDLYHTMYMEALVKLFDKHKTKFGLLETEVLEVN is encoded by the exons ATGAAGACCCTCATAGCCGCCTACTCCGGGGTCCTGCGCGGAGAGCGTCAGGCCGAGGCTGACCGGAGCCAGCGCTCTCACGGAGGACCTGCGCTGTCGCGCGAGGGGTCTGGGAGATGGG GAGTGGCCTGCAGTGCCATCCTCATGTACATATTCTGCACCGATTGCTGGCTCATCGCTGTGCTCTACTTCACTTGGCTGGTGTTTGACTGGAACACACCCAAGAAGG gtggcaggagGTCACAGTGGGTCCGAAACTGGGCTGTGTGGCGCTACTTTCGAGACTACTTTCCCATCCAG CTGGTGAAGACACACAACCTGCTGACCACCAGGAACTATATCTTTGGATACCACCCCCATGGCATCATGGGCCTGGGTGCCTTCTGCAACTTCAGCACAGAGGCCACAGAAGTGAGCAAGAAGTTCCCAGGCATACGGCCTTACCTGGCTACACTGGCGGGCAACTTCCGATTGCCTGTGTTGAGGGAGTACCTGATGTCTGGAG GTATCTGCCCTGTCAACCGGGACACCATAGACTATTTGCTTTCAAAGAATGGGAGTGGCAATGCTATCATCATCGTGGTGGGGGGTGCGGCTGAGTCTCTGAGCTCCATGCCTGGCAAGAATGCAGTCACCCTGCGGAACCGCAAGGGCTTTGTGAAACTGGCCCTGCGCCATGG AGCCGACCTGGTTCCCATGTACTCCTTTGGAGAGAATGAAGTGTACAAGCAGGTGATCTTCGAGGAGGGCTCCTGGGGCCGATGGGTCCAGAAGAAGTTCCAGAAATACATTGGTTTCGCCCCATGCATCTTCCATGGCCGAGGCCTCTTTTCCTCCGACACCTGGGGGCTGGTGCCCTACTCCAAGCCCATCACCACTGTTG TGGGAGAGCCCATCACCATCCCCAAGCTGGAGCATCCAACCCAGCAAGATATCGACCTGTACCACACCATGTACATGGAGGCCCTGGTGAAGCTCTTCGACAAGCACAAGACCAAGTTCGGCCTCCTGGAGACTGAGGTCCTGGAGGTGAACTGA
- the DGAT2 gene encoding diacylglycerol O-acyltransferase 2 isoform X3 has protein sequence MKTLIAAYSGVLRGERQAEADRSQRSHGGPALSREGSGRWGTGSSILSALQDLFSVTWLNRSKVEKQLQVISVLQWVLSFLVLGVACSAILMYIFCTDCWLIAVLYFTWLVFDWNTPKKGKRSQWVRNWAVWRYFRDYFPIQLVKTHNLLTTRNYIFGYHPHGIMGLGAFCNFSTEATEVSKKFPGIRPYLATLAGNFRLPVLREYLMSGGICPVNRDTIDYLLSKNGSGNAIIIVVGGAAESLSSMPGKNAVTLRNRKGFVKLALRHGADLVPMYSFGENEVYKQVIFEEGSWGRWVQKKFQKYIGFAPCIFHGRGLFSSDTWGLVPYSKPITTVVGEPITIPKLEHPTQQDIDLYHTMYMEALVKLFDKHKTKFGLLETEVLEVN, from the exons ATGAAGACCCTCATAGCCGCCTACTCCGGGGTCCTGCGCGGAGAGCGTCAGGCCGAGGCTGACCGGAGCCAGCGCTCTCACGGAGGACCTGCGCTGTCGCGCGAGGGGTCTGGGAGATGGG GCACTGGATCCAGCATCCTCTCCGCCCTCCAGGACCTCTTCTCCGTCACCTGGCTCAATAGGTCCAAGGTGGAAAAGCAGCTACAGGTCATCTCAGTGCTCCAGTGGGTCCTGTCCTTCCTTGTACTGG GAGTGGCCTGCAGTGCCATCCTCATGTACATATTCTGCACCGATTGCTGGCTCATCGCTGTGCTCTACTTCACTTGGCTGGTGTTTGACTGGAACACACCCAAGAAGGGTAA gagGTCACAGTGGGTCCGAAACTGGGCTGTGTGGCGCTACTTTCGAGACTACTTTCCCATCCAG CTGGTGAAGACACACAACCTGCTGACCACCAGGAACTATATCTTTGGATACCACCCCCATGGCATCATGGGCCTGGGTGCCTTCTGCAACTTCAGCACAGAGGCCACAGAAGTGAGCAAGAAGTTCCCAGGCATACGGCCTTACCTGGCTACACTGGCGGGCAACTTCCGATTGCCTGTGTTGAGGGAGTACCTGATGTCTGGAG GTATCTGCCCTGTCAACCGGGACACCATAGACTATTTGCTTTCAAAGAATGGGAGTGGCAATGCTATCATCATCGTGGTGGGGGGTGCGGCTGAGTCTCTGAGCTCCATGCCTGGCAAGAATGCAGTCACCCTGCGGAACCGCAAGGGCTTTGTGAAACTGGCCCTGCGCCATGG AGCCGACCTGGTTCCCATGTACTCCTTTGGAGAGAATGAAGTGTACAAGCAGGTGATCTTCGAGGAGGGCTCCTGGGGCCGATGGGTCCAGAAGAAGTTCCAGAAATACATTGGTTTCGCCCCATGCATCTTCCATGGCCGAGGCCTCTTTTCCTCCGACACCTGGGGGCTGGTGCCCTACTCCAAGCCCATCACCACTGTTG TGGGAGAGCCCATCACCATCCCCAAGCTGGAGCATCCAACCCAGCAAGATATCGACCTGTACCACACCATGTACATGGAGGCCCTGGTGAAGCTCTTCGACAAGCACAAGACCAAGTTCGGCCTCCTGGAGACTGAGGTCCTGGAGGTGAACTGA
- the DGAT2 gene encoding diacylglycerol O-acyltransferase 2 isoform X1 — MKTLIAAYSGVLRGERQAEADRSQRSHGGPALSREGSGRWGTGSSILSALQDLFSVTWLNRSKVEKQLQVISVLQWVLSFLVLGVACSAILMYIFCTDCWLIAVLYFTWLVFDWNTPKKGKCKASLAPPLILGMLSPLPVLSALPKCTPTPTNSVFYSLEGGRRSQWVRNWAVWRYFRDYFPIQLVKTHNLLTTRNYIFGYHPHGIMGLGAFCNFSTEATEVSKKFPGIRPYLATLAGNFRLPVLREYLMSGGICPVNRDTIDYLLSKNGSGNAIIIVVGGAAESLSSMPGKNAVTLRNRKGFVKLALRHGADLVPMYSFGENEVYKQVIFEEGSWGRWVQKKFQKYIGFAPCIFHGRGLFSSDTWGLVPYSKPITTVVGEPITIPKLEHPTQQDIDLYHTMYMEALVKLFDKHKTKFGLLETEVLEVN; from the exons ATGAAGACCCTCATAGCCGCCTACTCCGGGGTCCTGCGCGGAGAGCGTCAGGCCGAGGCTGACCGGAGCCAGCGCTCTCACGGAGGACCTGCGCTGTCGCGCGAGGGGTCTGGGAGATGGG GCACTGGATCCAGCATCCTCTCCGCCCTCCAGGACCTCTTCTCCGTCACCTGGCTCAATAGGTCCAAGGTGGAAAAGCAGCTACAGGTCATCTCAGTGCTCCAGTGGGTCCTGTCCTTCCTTGTACTGG GAGTGGCCTGCAGTGCCATCCTCATGTACATATTCTGCACCGATTGCTGGCTCATCGCTGTGCTCTACTTCACTTGGCTGGTGTTTGACTGGAACACACCCAAGAAGGGTAAGTGCAAGGCCTCCCTTGCCCCACCCCTCATTCTAGGTATGCTCTCCCCCCT CCCTGTCCTGTCTGCCTTGCCCAAAtgtacccccacccccactaaCTCTGTATTTTattccctggaaggtggcaggagGTCACAGTGGGTCCGAAACTGGGCTGTGTGGCGCTACTTTCGAGACTACTTTCCCATCCAG CTGGTGAAGACACACAACCTGCTGACCACCAGGAACTATATCTTTGGATACCACCCCCATGGCATCATGGGCCTGGGTGCCTTCTGCAACTTCAGCACAGAGGCCACAGAAGTGAGCAAGAAGTTCCCAGGCATACGGCCTTACCTGGCTACACTGGCGGGCAACTTCCGATTGCCTGTGTTGAGGGAGTACCTGATGTCTGGAG GTATCTGCCCTGTCAACCGGGACACCATAGACTATTTGCTTTCAAAGAATGGGAGTGGCAATGCTATCATCATCGTGGTGGGGGGTGCGGCTGAGTCTCTGAGCTCCATGCCTGGCAAGAATGCAGTCACCCTGCGGAACCGCAAGGGCTTTGTGAAACTGGCCCTGCGCCATGG AGCCGACCTGGTTCCCATGTACTCCTTTGGAGAGAATGAAGTGTACAAGCAGGTGATCTTCGAGGAGGGCTCCTGGGGCCGATGGGTCCAGAAGAAGTTCCAGAAATACATTGGTTTCGCCCCATGCATCTTCCATGGCCGAGGCCTCTTTTCCTCCGACACCTGGGGGCTGGTGCCCTACTCCAAGCCCATCACCACTGTTG TGGGAGAGCCCATCACCATCCCCAAGCTGGAGCATCCAACCCAGCAAGATATCGACCTGTACCACACCATGTACATGGAGGCCCTGGTGAAGCTCTTCGACAAGCACAAGACCAAGTTCGGCCTCCTGGAGACTGAGGTCCTGGAGGTGAACTGA